One region of Zingiber officinale cultivar Zhangliang chromosome 7B, Zo_v1.1, whole genome shotgun sequence genomic DNA includes:
- the LOC122006910 gene encoding glutathione S-transferase TCHQD-like yields MQLYHHPYSMDSQKVRLALEEKGIDYTSYHVNPLTGKNMDVLFFRMNQSAKLPVFQNGSHIIFQAIDIIQYIEKLSVSLNGEDNPINTKVTEWVERIDLWSPKIFTLAHVPEKYRLFVSKFVRRVVIARMVQAPDLASVYHLKLREAYDTDEKLKNPENLKQSEEKLCHLLDDAEIQLGITKYLAGEDYTMADSMFIPVLARIVLLDLKEEYITCRPNVSAYYNMVKRRPSFKKVIGKYFQGWRKYKTLLRTWCFLHIRDLFRRY; encoded by the exons ATGCAGCTCTATCATCATCCTTACTCAATGGACAGTCAGAAAGTGAGGTTAGCACTGGAAGAGAAAGGGATTGATTACACATCTTATCATGTTAATCCTTTAACTGGGAAGAACATGGATGTCTTGTTCTTTCGCATGAATCAATCTGCAAAACTTCCTGTCTTCCAAAATGGTTCCCATATCATTTTCCAAGCCATTGATATTATCCA GTACATAGAGAAGCTCTCTGTGTCTCTGAACGGGGAGGACAATCCCATTAACACAAAGGTCACAGAATGGGTGGAGAGAATTGATCTATGGAGTCCCAAAATATTCACTCTGGCTCATGTCCCAGAAAAGTATCGactatttgtttccaaatttgTTCGCCGTGTAGTGATTGCTCGGATGGTCCAAGCTCCAGATCTAGCTAGTGTTTACCACTTAAAACTTCGAGAAGCCTATGATACAGATGAGAAGTTGAAGAACCCTGAAAATCTGAAACAAAGTGAGGAAAAACTCTGTCATCTTCTTGATGATGCAGAAATACAGTTGGGCATTACAAAGTATCTTGCTGGAGAAGATTATACCATGGCTGACTCCATGTTTATTCCTGTTTTGGCACGAATAGTTCTACTGGATCTTAAAGAGGAATACATCACTTGCAGGCCCAATGTATCAGCTTATTATAACATGGTTAAGCGGAGGCCAAGCTTCAAAAAGGTAATTGGGAAGTACTTCCAAGGTTGGAGGAAGTACAAAACACTTCTCAGAACATGGTGCTTTCTTCACATAAGAGACTTGTTCAGAAGGTACTAG